A genomic window from Carassius auratus strain Wakin chromosome 45, ASM336829v1, whole genome shotgun sequence includes:
- the LOC113062722 gene encoding gap junction Cx32.7 protein-like produces the protein MGDWNLLGSILEEVHIHSTIVGKIWLTILFIFRMLVLGVAAEDVWDDEQSEFVCNTEQPGCKNVCYDLAFPISLIRYWVLQIIFVSSPSLVYMGHALYRLRALEKERHKKKAHLKVELEGTEALEEHKRIEKELRKLEEQKKLRKAPLRGSLLRTYVLHIITRSVVEVGFIVGQYVLYGIGLSPLYKCERDPCPNSVDCFLSRPTEKNIFMIFMLVIAGVSLFLNLLEIFHLGVKKIKETIYGSKYSGDDESICRSKKNSMVQQICILTNSSPQKHMHLTHTSLVVVPDGQMAPMPLYMPMTGPPSSQEVPNSDLNGSEQPPRQNRLPSQPEFQSLQTLGATERRPTLDNHPHSCSSEESGPKGSGPPRNFGQQPRASLRASNIEIPAALRKQSRVSQCKDFSEESDSQESGNYPTARKASFMSRGLSGSPSDSPTSKSGSDTEANRIAQGESPAMTPPPAAGRRMSMSMILELSSIMKK, from the coding sequence ATGGGAGATTGGAACTTGCTAGGGAGCATCTTGGAGGAGGTTCACATTCACTCCACCATTGTGGGCAAAATCTGGCTCACCATTCTTTTCATTTTTCGTATGCTTGTACTCGGGGTTGCTGCTGAAGACGTGTGGGACGATGAGCAAAGTGAGTTTGTGTGCAACACAGAGCAGCCTGGATGCAAGAATGTCTGCTATGACTTGGCGTTCCCCATATCTCTCATCCGATACTGGGTCTTACAGATCATCTTTGTCTCTTCACCATCTTTGGTGTACATGGGGCATGCACTGTACCGGCTCCGAGCACTGGAGAAGGAGCGCCACAAGAAAAAAGCTCACTTGAAAGTGGAGCTGGAAGGAACAGAGGCTTTGGAGGAGCACAAAAGAATTGAGAAGGAGCTTAGGAAGCTGGAAGAGCAGAAGAAGCTGAGGAAGGCTCCTTTGAGGGGTTCCTTGCTGCGTACATATGTGTTGCATATCATAACAAGGTCAGTAGTGGAAGTGGGATTCATAGTGGGGCAATATGTGCTCTATGGTATCGGACTGTCACCGCTATACAAGTGCGAGCGTGACCCCTGCCCCAACAGCGTGGATTGCTTCCTCTCACGGCCAACAGAAAAGAACATCTTCATGATTTTCATGCTAGTCATTGCAGGGGTGTCCCTGTTCCTCAATCTCCTAGAGATATTCCACCTTGGTGTGAAAAAGATCAAGGAGACCATATATGGATCCAAGTACAGTGGAGATGACGAAAGTATTTGCAGGTCAAAGAAAAACTCCATGGTCCAACAAATATGCATCCTTACAAATTCCTCAccacaaaaacatatgcatttGACGCACACTTCCCTTGTGGTGGTGCCCGATGGACAAATGGCACCTATGCCTCTCTATATGCCAATGACTGGTCCCCCATCTAGCCAGGAGGTGCCAAACAGCGACCTTAATGGATCTGAGCAGCCCCCCAGGCAGAACCGTCTTCCTAGTCAGCCTGAATTTCAGTCTCTCCAAACACTGGGAGCCACAGAACGACGACCCACTTTAGACAACCATCCGCACTCCTGCAGCAGCGAGGAGTCTGGGCCCAAGGGTTCTGGACCACCCAGAAACTTTGGTCAGCAGCCCAGAGCTTCACTCAGAGCCAGTAACATAGAAATACCAGCAGCGTTACGGAAACAGAGCAGAGTCAGTCAATGTAAAGACTTCAGTGAGGAGAGCGACTCCCAGGAGAGCGGGAACTACCCCACTGCCAGGAAAGCCAGCTTTATGTCGCGAGGGCTTTCAGGGAGCCCATCTGACAGTCCAACCTCCAAAAGTGGATCTGACACAGAAGCCAACCGTATAGCACAAGGGGAGAGTCCAGCTATGACACCGCCTCCTGCCGCTGGACGCAGAATGTCAATG